The following coding sequences lie in one Pseudomonadota bacterium genomic window:
- a CDS encoding prepilin-type N-terminal cleavage/methylation domain-containing protein — MRRGMTLIEVLVTCSILGLLTAIVAMALRPGLAAWRRSQVKGDLQGNALLSMHALSHSISRGRSRGIVIFPRVHRTDDGAEIPIDGLAVIETADTTGSPPAPGPSGAPAEGPSAVAYFIDETRHELWQARFKADAPALGGSGEAASAGSPILPPTVTAALEGGTAMPTWLGEQRRIGRNVSSLRVERLSKGYHIAVTVSDTSMRCALETTVTPVLDALDPSTASASPSPQASPTAPAAGASP; from the coding sequence ATGAGGCGCGGCATGACGCTCATCGAGGTTCTCGTGACCTGCTCCATTCTCGGCCTGCTCACCGCCATCGTCGCCATGGCCCTGCGGCCGGGTCTGGCCGCCTGGCGACGCAGCCAGGTCAAGGGCGACCTGCAGGGGAACGCGCTTCTCTCGATGCACGCCCTCTCTCACAGCATCTCGCGTGGGCGCTCGCGAGGCATCGTGATCTTCCCGCGGGTGCATCGCACCGACGACGGCGCGGAGATCCCCATCGACGGCCTGGCCGTCATCGAGACCGCAGACACCACGGGAAGCCCCCCCGCGCCAGGGCCCTCTGGCGCGCCGGCCGAAGGCCCCTCAGCCGTTGCCTACTTCATCGACGAGACCCGTCACGAGCTCTGGCAGGCCCGTTTCAAAGCCGACGCACCCGCCCTCGGCGGGAGCGGCGAAGCCGCCTCCGCAGGCAGTCCGATACTCCCCCCGACGGTCACCGCCGCGCTCGAGGGGGGTACCGCAATGCCGACCTGGCTGGGAGAGCAGCGACGCATCGGGCGCAACGTCTCCTCGCTGCGCGTCGAGCGACTCTCGAAGGGCTACCACATCGCGGTCACGGTCAGCGACACGTCGATGCGCTGCGCGCTCGAGACCACGGTGACCCCCGTGCTCGACGCGCTCGAT
- a CDS encoding tetratricopeptide repeat protein, producing MKNDFLIRQLEKSLVETPTNLQARYELGRLLEEEGLYERAIRELEKALQLHPGHLPALFELGIVYTRMQAYDNALTSWDRLVDEDGDFSLDGIDHSRQSTLHVAGSLWDRYREMSPDNAVTHFNLGRALLVLGRGDEAVHAFERTLTLNPRFEGAYYFLALIWRRKARADAVIGYLTRELELRPTFANAWYQLGLATLRQGNRAQAVAHLQKTLALKPRHVKALFHLALIHASQSQWEEAVVQLERALDVRPGYAEALFQLGQIREKQYRMEEAQAAYERAAQAHPRYREAWFHLGLMQKTLGRLEAAQRSFAAAIDLDPLDAEAYYYKGLIDYQRGQYEEAAVSHSQALKASPNHAYAGYALGQACMKLGRVYDAIDAYREALQRDPRDSRTRNALGVALFQSGDLDDAITEFETILAANPRDSEAHYFLGAALFKAQNLDRAIEEYGRVASYQPDSPYANFALGAAYSRTGDYEQAVSEYNKASSKMNATSESDLALFSTMQLLAAIGIEHAAKSERLRHAEAHLKQVYAKTIKALATAVDARDTMTRHHSMRVSDFARTFATHLGLSADDVDTVHMGGMLHDIGKIAVPDYVLNKPGKLNEEERWVIEQHPTLGYDILKDIDLPWKVLDIVQYHHEKWNGSGYPFGKKGREIPQKAQVVSICDFYDALSKARPYKPAMPIEKCIEIMREESGTHFNPELVEIFTSDAFVTKLLAVRGDADRVE from the coding sequence ATGAAGAACGATTTTCTCATCCGCCAGCTCGAGAAGAGCCTGGTCGAAACGCCCACCAACCTGCAGGCGCGCTACGAGCTGGGAAGGCTGCTCGAAGAGGAAGGCCTGTACGAACGCGCCATCCGCGAGCTCGAGAAGGCGCTGCAGCTGCATCCGGGCCACCTCCCCGCCCTGTTCGAGCTGGGCATCGTCTACACGCGCATGCAAGCCTACGACAACGCTCTCACCTCATGGGATCGCCTGGTCGACGAAGACGGCGACTTCAGCCTCGATGGCATAGACCACAGCCGCCAGTCGACCCTGCACGTGGCGGGCAGCCTCTGGGACCGCTACCGCGAGATGAGTCCGGACAACGCCGTCACCCACTTCAACCTCGGCCGCGCCCTGCTGGTCCTGGGAAGAGGCGACGAAGCCGTCCACGCATTCGAGCGCACGCTCACGCTCAACCCGCGCTTCGAGGGGGCCTACTACTTCCTGGCTCTCATCTGGCGGCGCAAGGCGCGCGCTGACGCCGTCATCGGCTACCTCACGCGTGAGCTCGAGCTGCGCCCCACCTTCGCCAACGCCTGGTATCAGCTGGGGCTGGCCACCTTGCGTCAGGGCAACCGCGCACAGGCCGTGGCGCACCTGCAGAAGACCCTCGCGCTCAAGCCCCGTCACGTGAAGGCCCTGTTCCATCTCGCGCTCATCCATGCCTCGCAGTCGCAGTGGGAGGAGGCCGTGGTCCAGCTCGAGCGGGCGCTGGACGTGCGCCCCGGCTATGCCGAGGCGCTCTTCCAGCTGGGGCAGATCCGCGAGAAGCAGTACCGCATGGAAGAGGCCCAGGCGGCCTATGAGCGAGCCGCCCAGGCCCATCCGAGATATCGGGAGGCCTGGTTCCATCTGGGCCTGATGCAGAAGACCCTCGGCCGGCTCGAAGCCGCGCAGCGCTCGTTTGCCGCGGCCATCGACCTCGACCCCCTCGATGCCGAAGCCTACTACTACAAGGGGCTCATCGACTACCAGCGTGGCCAGTACGAAGAGGCAGCGGTCAGCCATTCGCAGGCGCTGAAGGCGAGCCCGAACCACGCCTATGCCGGATATGCCCTGGGGCAGGCATGCATGAAGCTGGGCCGCGTCTACGACGCCATCGACGCGTATCGCGAAGCGCTGCAGCGAGACCCCCGGGACAGTCGCACCCGCAACGCTCTCGGGGTCGCCCTGTTCCAGAGCGGCGACCTAGACGACGCCATCACCGAGTTCGAGACCATCCTGGCGGCCAACCCCCGCGATTCCGAGGCCCACTACTTCCTCGGCGCGGCGCTCTTCAAAGCACAGAACCTCGACCGCGCCATCGAAGAGTATGGCCGTGTTGCGTCGTACCAGCCCGACAGCCCCTACGCGAACTTCGCCCTCGGCGCGGCCTACTCGCGCACCGGCGACTACGAGCAGGCGGTGAGCGAGTACAACAAGGCATCCTCGAAGATGAACGCCACCAGCGAGAGTGATCTCGCCTTGTTCTCGACGATGCAGCTGCTGGCGGCCATCGGCATCGAGCACGCCGCCAAGTCAGAGCGCCTGCGTCACGCGGAAGCCCACCTCAAGCAGGTATACGCCAAGACCATCAAAGCGCTGGCAACGGCTGTCGACGCAAGAGACACCATGACCCGCCATCACTCCATGCGCGTCTCTGATTTCGCGCGAACCTTCGCCACGCATCTCGGGCTGAGCGCCGATGACGTCGACACCGTCCACATGGGAGGCATGCTGCACGACATCGGCAAGATCGCGGTTCCCGACTATGTCCTCAACAAGCCAGGCAAGCTCAACGAAGAGGAGCGATGGGTCATCGAGCAGCATCCCACCCTCGGATACGACATCCTCAAGGACATCGATCTGCCCTGGAAGGTGCTCGACATCGTTCAATACCACCACGAGAAGTGGAACGGGAGCGGATACCCGTTCGGCAAGAAGGGACGCGAGATCCCGCAAAAGGCGCAGGTCGTCTCCATCTGCGACTTCTACGACGCGCTGAGCAAGGCGCGCCCGTACAAGCCGGCGATGCCCATCGAGAAGTGCATCGAGATCATGCGAGAGGAATCGGGGACCCACTTCAACCCCGAGCTCGTCGAGATCTTCACCTCCGACGCGTTCGTGACAAAGCTCCTCGCAGTTCGAGGAGACGCCGATCGCGTGGAGTGA
- a CDS encoding N-acetylmuramoyl-L-alanine amidase has product MKNSQDRPLRDAHSPFPWEQGEMPVRRKHPLRLAVFVMLAMMLLPPLCAHARPEATSTQPSQGPLQPSANGHLPLEYAGQRFELVVIDAADGECYVSLDDPGLNQFMTLQGLTIRWTDESPRKATIYGNGRYIHWALGSRQGLVDGQETRWHLPILVVRDAVNAISLRALAELLSFRLRALDNGSGYRFVARLGKVDLSSVADREVHLKASGPLDSTRVETTGRTTVISMTDVEWGLDKRTFDFGDISVCASGTGTTSDPLTVSVTVPEQWKTECSGRILPNQMSVRVVPAFTAPANQAPVTLTNIRHFKGVGDLYVMLDASAPVRKVWRFDAEHRLLTIDVPNAAVGASSVRLDSQIASVETEDLRTSTFPFARIRVTLRDGTGFEIGGDETRLAVRVAPVALLPLTATCGGDLTEVPTGQGLISDPGAINRSLQLQEKDVTLDISLRLKAALERRGFRVAMTRDDDRDVSYAHSPDGVELGARVAVANSRNADLFVSIHCNSAPTSARTGTSYHWFKTADLILAHALEGSLQNGTGFSNHGLIRNRFYVLRHTTMPAVLVETAFISNTAEAQKLADPTVRQKIADNLADALALKFPASRGRGDGVSTRRP; this is encoded by the coding sequence GTGAAGAATTCTCAAGATCGCCCCCTGCGAGACGCGCACAGCCCATTCCCCTGGGAGCAAGGAGAGATGCCCGTGAGACGCAAGCACCCCCTCCGCCTCGCCGTCTTCGTGATGCTCGCGATGATGCTGCTACCGCCCCTGTGCGCCCACGCGCGTCCAGAAGCCACTTCGACGCAGCCATCCCAGGGACCGCTGCAGCCGTCGGCAAACGGCCATCTCCCCCTCGAGTACGCGGGACAGCGGTTCGAGCTCGTTGTCATCGACGCGGCTGACGGCGAGTGCTATGTCAGTCTCGATGATCCCGGGCTGAACCAGTTCATGACGCTACAGGGCCTCACCATCCGCTGGACCGATGAGTCCCCGCGCAAGGCCACGATCTATGGAAACGGCCGCTACATCCACTGGGCGCTCGGTTCGCGCCAGGGGCTTGTCGACGGCCAGGAGACGCGCTGGCACCTGCCCATCCTGGTCGTCCGCGACGCCGTGAACGCCATCTCCCTGCGTGCCCTGGCCGAGCTGCTGTCGTTCCGCCTGCGGGCGCTCGACAATGGGAGCGGCTACCGCTTCGTGGCCCGCCTCGGCAAGGTCGACCTGAGCAGCGTCGCCGATCGCGAGGTCCATCTGAAGGCCAGCGGCCCCCTCGACAGCACGCGGGTGGAAACCACCGGTCGCACCACGGTCATCTCGATGACAGACGTGGAGTGGGGCCTCGATAAGCGAACGTTCGACTTCGGCGACATCTCTGTATGCGCCTCGGGGACCGGCACGACGTCAGACCCCCTGACGGTCTCGGTCACCGTGCCCGAGCAGTGGAAGACGGAGTGCAGCGGGCGCATCCTCCCGAACCAGATGTCGGTGCGGGTGGTTCCCGCATTCACGGCGCCCGCCAACCAGGCGCCCGTCACGCTCACAAACATCCGGCACTTCAAGGGCGTGGGCGACCTCTACGTCATGCTCGACGCGTCTGCCCCCGTGCGCAAGGTCTGGCGCTTCGACGCGGAGCACCGGCTGCTCACCATCGACGTGCCGAACGCCGCCGTGGGCGCATCGAGTGTGCGCCTCGACAGCCAGATCGCCAGCGTCGAGACCGAAGACCTGCGCACGAGCACCTTCCCCTTTGCCCGCATCCGCGTCACGCTGAGAGACGGAACGGGGTTCGAGATCGGCGGAGACGAGACACGTCTTGCGGTGCGCGTTGCGCCCGTCGCGCTCCTTCCCCTGACCGCCACCTGCGGCGGTGATCTCACCGAGGTTCCCACCGGCCAGGGGCTCATCTCCGATCCCGGCGCGATCAATCGCTCCCTGCAACTGCAAGAGAAGGACGTGACGCTCGACATCTCGCTGCGCCTCAAGGCCGCCCTCGAGCGACGGGGATTTCGTGTGGCCATGACCCGAGACGATGACCGCGATGTCTCCTACGCGCACTCCCCAGACGGCGTTGAGCTCGGCGCGCGGGTCGCCGTTGCAAACAGCCGAAACGCCGACCTCTTCGTGAGCATACACTGCAACTCAGCCCCCACCTCTGCCCGCACGGGCACGTCGTACCACTGGTTCAAGACCGCTGATCTCATCCTCGCCCACGCGCTGGAGGGCTCCCTGCAGAACGGAACCGGGTTCTCCAACCACGGCCTGATCCGAAACCGGTTCTACGTGCTGCGCCACACCACCATGCCCGCCGTGTTGGTCGAGACGGCCTTCATCAGCAACACGGCCGAGGCCCAGAAGCTTGCCGATCCAACTGTGCGACAGAAGATCGCCGACAATCTCGCAGACGCCCTTGCGCTGAAGTTCCCCGCTTCCCGGGGCCGAGGCGATGGCGTCTCGACCCGCCGTCCCTGA